The following are from one region of the Silurus meridionalis isolate SWU-2019-XX chromosome 25, ASM1480568v1, whole genome shotgun sequence genome:
- the lrwd1 gene encoding leucine-rich repeat and WD repeat-containing protein 1, translating into MADTKTHALTSLPSKFTARFSRENTKQRTEPGCTRESIMEKITEKVLLEKGLPKANKLEKITSINLSRMGLKNQDLPVALLNKLSSLEDLDLSGNMMQKLPARLFLPRLRLLNFSNNDLEDVTSLAALSGLEELRLDDNLYLTVSDEHKVMFLLPNLKFLNGKDISATASHIRHVNSEILMKRVIGVWEKNFSLPDPPSSQSLKELEKKFVSAACFQVKYGPSSLNDYTKWRVEMIAKEYLKSLTGPEKEEEEDMTLETLEKETGSPAKRKSHDTEETSDSEKSWKKRTLNPVATPEASARKSSQLTSAASVESSPRKSSRLQGTPQKAHPKEVSSPRCLRMKTPEASPGKSCRLQNTPKKANVTEVTVTPTAMGVKKNLKAQLTTPKACSSTKAKNGIWKTTKYQVPKEPARLQPLHVLQCHSKQDSREDFSTQLWACAFEPAHNNSNADAWSQSVATCGGETVCVIDCESGHVIKKYKVPGEEFFTLAWTTVLMAREGGCARSCSILAAGGKRGMVKLIHPRANLAYGEFRASRRTISMLRFSPCQSSFLFTGAYDNKIIMWDIGGLDRDYNFKTSQLLVLETCSTPLQFCLPPHSPDTHLISGCDNGLYSFDIQLSKNIQKRTVEMEIVFPVYKKSNKKKNYRTIDGLSFLTEDIIASKSQMQGSIYLWSWSRTRAEKGRKKEVPAVILAELQWSNTEIPYLSLNTCPGFGYVVCGDEQGRLWTYHITDAAKANFKSGKAVPATEVLGWPSLVRNGTGPIEGPSINSVAMDPELRYLVALSDKNMVVIWRRESV; encoded by the exons ATGGCGGACACCAAGACCCACGCTCTGACGTCACTTCCGTCAAAGTTCACGGCGAGGTTTTCCCGGGAAAACACGAAGCAACGAACTGAACCCGGGTGTACACGTGAAAG CATCATGGAGAAGATTACTGAGAAAGTACTGCTGGAGAAAGGTCTACCTAAAGCCAACAAGCTGGAGAAAATTACCAGCATCAA TCTCTCTCGTATGGGGTTGAAAAATCAGGATCTCCCTGTGGCTCTGTTGAATAAACTGTCCTCGCTGGAGGATTTGGATCTTTCTGGAAACATGATGCAGAAGCTCCCTGCAAGACTTTTCCTTCCCAGGCTGCGGCTTCTGAACTTCTCCAACAACGACTTGGAGGATGTGACCTCGCTAGCAGCCCTGAGCGGCCTGGAGGAGTTGCGGCTGGATGACAATTTATATCTCACC GTCAGTGATGAGCACAAAGTGATGTTCCTCCTGCCCAATTTGAAGTTCCTGAATGGGAAGGATATCAGTGCGACGGCCAGCCACATCCGCCATGTGAACAGCGAGATCCTTATGAAGCGG GTGATTGGGGTGTGGGAGAAGAACTTCAGTCTCCCTGATCCACCATCTTCACAAAGCTTAAAGGAGCTCGAGAAAAAATTTGTTAGTGCGGCTTGCTTTCAGGTCAAATATGGCCCCAGCTCTTTGAACGACTACACCAAATGGagg GTCGAAATGATTGCAAAAGAATATCTCAAGTCGCTGACTGGTccagaaaaagaggaggaagaagacaTGACCTTGGAGACTCTTGAAAAGGAGACTGGG TCTCCTGCTAAGAGAAAGAGTCATGACACTGAAGAAACAAGTGATTCTGAAAAATCCTGGAAGAAAAGGACTCTAAACCCAGTGGCCACACCAGAGGCAAGTGCACGCAAATCAAGCCAGTTAACCAGTGCCGCGTCAGTCGAGTCCAGTCCGAGAAAATCCTCACGGCTCCAAGGGACTCCTCAGAAAGCTCACCCAAAGGAGGTCTCGAGCCCACGGTGTCTGAGAATGAAAACTCCCGAAGCGAGTCCGGGAAAATCATGTCGCCTGCAAAACACCCCAAAAAAAGCCAACGTGACCGAGGTCACAGTGACGCCCACTGCCATGGGAgtgaagaaaaatctaaaagcTCAGCTTACGACTCCGAAAGCATGTAGCTCCACCAAGGCAAAAAACGGAATCTGGAAAACAACTAAATACCAGGTTCCAAAG GAGCCGGCCCGTCTGCAGCCACTTCACGTCCTGCAGTGTCACAGTAAACAGGACAGTCGGGAGGATTTCAGCACCCAACTGTGGGCCTGTGCCTTTGAGCCTGCTCACAACAATAGTA atGCAGATGCCTGGTCACAATCAGTGGCGACTTGTGGAGGGGAGACGGTGTGTGTGATAGACTGCGAGTCTGGTCACGTGATAAAGAAATACAAGGTCCCTGGTGAG gagttcTTTACACTGGCCTGGACCACAGTATTGATGGCACGTGAGGGCGGTTGTGCTCGATCGTGCAGCATCCTTGCCGCAGGAGGAAAGAGGGGCATGGTGAAGCTCATCCACCCCAGAGCCAACCTGGCATACGGCGAGTTTCGTGCCAGCCGCCGAACCATATCCATGCTACGCTTCAGCCCGTGCCAAAGCAGCTTCCTATTCA ctgGTGCATATGATAACAAGATTATCATGTGGGACATCGGCGGACTGGACCGGGACTACAACTTCAAAACCAG TCAGCTGCTTGTCCTGGAGACCTGCTCGACTCCACTGCAATTCTGTCTGCCTCCCCATTCCCCAGACACGCACCTCATCTCAGGCTGCGACAACGGGCTTTACAGCTTCGACATCCAGCTCAGCAAGAACATACAGAAGAG GACAGTGGAGATGGAGATTGTATTTCCTGTGTACAAGAAAAGtaataagaagaagaactaCCGCACTATTGATGGACTCAGCTTCCTTACAGAGGACATTATAG CGTCTAAAAGTCAGATGCAGGGCTCTATCTACTTATGGAGCTGGAGTCGTACAAGAGcggaaaaaggaaggaaaaaagaggtGCCTGCTGTGATCCTGGCCGAACTGCAGTGGTCGAACACCGAAATCCCATATTTATCTCTAAACACCTGCCCTG GCTTCGGCTACGTCGTGTGTGGAGATGAACAAGGCAGACTGTGGACGTATCACATCACAGACGCTGCGAAGGCCAACTTCAAGAGCGGAAAAGCAGTTCCTGCTACAGAG GTCCTGGGGTGGCCATCTCTGGTGCGAAATGGAACAGGCCCCATAGAGGGGCCGTCGATCAACAGCGTCGCCATGGACCCCGAGCTTCGTTATTTGGTTGCCCTAAGTGACAAGAACATGGTGGTCATTTGGAGACGAGAATCTGTGTAA
- the alkbh4 gene encoding alpha-ketoglutarate-dependent dioxygenase alkB homolog 4 has product MAAKQQTDNCGCKGVRTCLICETAEDKRHLLKSKASVHYDFVYDQESELAVPVAGNIQEAFPFPGVFLLENFVSEDEERELVASMDQEIWRESQSGRRKQDFGPKVNFKKQRVRLGAFSGLPASSQKLLDRMSKEPLLADFHPVEQCNLEYSPERGSAIDPHLDDSWLWGERLVTLNLLSDTVITMSLDQGWEDMDQGEVRVAVKMPRRCLFVLFGDARHRWKHAIHREDVHSRRVCSTFRELTAEFLYGGEQEKLGSELLELASSFKGVPI; this is encoded by the exons ATGGCTGCCAAGCAGCAGACCGACAACTGTGGATGTAAAGGCGTCCGGACTTGCCTGATATGTGAGACAGCTGAGGACAAACGACATCTGTTAAAAAGTAAAGCCTCG gTACATTATGATTTTGTTTATGATCAGGAGTCAGAATTAGCTGTACCAGTCGCTGGCAATATTCAGGAGGCTTTTCCATTTCCGGGCGTGTTCCTGTTGGAGAACTTTGTCTCTGAGGATGAGGAAAGAGAGCTGGTTGCAAGCATGGACCAAGAGATCTGGCGAGAGTCCCAGTCTGGTCGGCGCAAGCAG GACTTTGGTCCGAAGGTAAACTTCAAAAAGCAGCGCGTACGCCTTGGGGCTTTCAGTGGCCTGCCTGCGAGCAGTCAGAAGCTACTGGACAGAATGTCCAAAGAGCCACTGCTGGCTGATTTCCACCCGGTAGAACAATGCAACCTGGAGTACAGCCCCGAACGTGGCTCTGCCATCGATCCACACCTGGATGACAGCTGGCTGTGGGGGGAGCGCCTGGTTACTCTCAATCTGCTCTCTGATACTGTGATCACCATGAGCTTAGATCAAGGCTGGGAAGACATGGACCAAGGTGAGGTCAGGGTGGCTGTGAAAATGCCTCGGAGGTGTTTGTTTGTGCTGTTCGGTGACGCACGCCACCGCTGGAAACACGCCATTCACAGGGAAGACGTTCACAGCAGGAGGGTTTGCAGTACCTTCAGAGAGCTGACTGCTGAGTTCCTGTATGGAGGGGAGCAAGAGAAGCTGGGATCAGAGCTGTTGGAATTAGCATCAAGCTTTAAAGGAGttcctatataa